From the Lepus europaeus isolate LE1 chromosome 12, mLepTim1.pri, whole genome shotgun sequence genome, one window contains:
- the FOXE1 gene encoding forkhead box protein E1 yields MTAESGPPPPPPPPPPQPEALAAVKEERGEAAGAGVPSEAAGRGAGGRRRKRPLQRGKPPYSYIALIAMAIAHAPERRLTLGGIYKFITERFPFYRDNPKKWQNSIRHNLTLNDCFLKIPREAGRPGKGNYWALDPNAEDMFESGSFLRRRKRFKRSDLSTYPAYMHDAAAAAAAAAAAAAAAIFPGAVPAARAPYPGAVYAGYAPPSLAAPPPVYYPAASPGPCRVFGLVPERPLSPDLGPAPSGPGGSCAFASAGAPSTTTGYQPAGCSGARPANPSAYTAAYAGPDGAYPQGAGGALFAAAGRLAGPASPPAGGSGGGVETAVDFYGRSSPGQFGALGPCYNPGGQLGAGGGGAYHARHAAAYPGGVDRFVSAM; encoded by the coding sequence ATGACGGCCGAGAGCgggccaccgccgccgccgccgccgccgccgccgcagcccgaGGCGCTGGCGGCCGTGAAGGAGGAGCGCGGCGAGGCGGCAGGGGCCGGGGTCCCCAGCGAGGCTGCGGGCCgcggcgcgggcgggcggcggcgcaAGCGCCCCCTGCAGCGCGGGAAGCCGCCCTACAGCTACATCGCGCTCATTGCCATGGCCATCGCGCACGCGCCCGAGCGCCGCCTCACGCTGGGCGGCATCTACAAGTTCATCACCGAGCGCTTCCCCTTCTACCGCGACAACCCCAAAAAGTGGCAGAACAGCATCCGCCACAACCTCACGCTCAACGACTGCTTCCTCAAGATCCCGCGCGAGGCCGGCCGCCCCGGCAAGGGCAACTACTGGGCGCTGGACCCCAACGCCGAGGACATGTTCGAGAGCGGCAGCTTCCTGCGCCGCCGCAAGCGCTTCAAGCGCTCGGACCTGTCCACCTACCCGGCCTACATGCACGACGCGGCGGCCGCCGCAGCCGCTGCGgcagccgccgccgctgccgcgaTCTTCCCCGGCGCGGTGCCCGCCGCGCGCGCGCCCTACCCGGGAGCCGTCTACGCCGGCTACGCGCCGCCGTCGCTCGCCGCGCCGCCTCCTGTCTACTACCCCGCCGCGTCGCCGGGCCCGTGCCGAGTCTTCGGCCTGGTTCCTGAGCGGCCGCTCAGCCCGGATCTGGGCCCCGCGCCATCGGGGCCGGGTGGCTCCTGCGCCTTCGCCTCCGCCGGCGCCCCCTCCACTACCACCGGCTACCAGCCCGCTGGCTGCTCCGGGGCTCGGCCTGCCAACCCCTCGGCCTATACGGCCGCCTACGCAGGCCCCGACGGCGCGTACCCGCAGGGAGCGGGCGGGGCGCTCTTTGCGGCGGCGGGCCGCCTGGCGGGACCCGCTTCGCCCCCCGCGGGTGGCAGCGGCGGTGGCGTGGAGACCGCAGTGGACTTCTACGGGCGCTCATCGCCTGGCCAGTTCGGAGCGCTGGGGCCTTGCTACAATCCTGGGGGGCAGCTCGGAGCGGGCGGCGGAGGCGCCTACCATGCGCGCCATGCCGCGGCCTATCCCGGCGGGGTGGATCGGTTCGTGTCCGCGATGTGA